In Methanofastidiosum sp., a genomic segment contains:
- a CDS encoding 50S ribosomal protein L15e — MGYYKYMEEAWKKPKEGYTRELWTERLIQWRKEPTTIKIERPTRIDRARKLGYKAKKGFIVARTKVARGGRKRPTIKGGRRPATKGILRYSPKKSLKWIAEERVQRKFPNLEVLNSYWVGEDGQRVFYEVILVDPFAPEIFADPRINWICERQHKRRVFRGLTSAGKRSRGLRNKGTGAEKLRPSLKARGNRGK, encoded by the coding sequence TTGGGATATTACAAATATATGGAAGAGGCTTGGAAAAAGCCTAAAGAAGGGTATACAAGAGAACTTTGGACAGAAAGATTAATCCAGTGGAGAAAAGAACCTACAACAATAAAGATTGAAAGGCCAACAAGAATCGACAGAGCTAGAAAGCTTGGCTACAAAGCAAAGAAAGGATTTATTGTTGCAAGAACAAAAGTTGCAAGAGGTGGGAGAAAGAGGCCCACAATAAAAGGTGGTAGAAGACCGGCAACAAAAGGTATTTTGAGATATTCTCCTAAAAAGAGCCTCAAGTGGATTGCAGAAGAGCGTGTTCAAAGAAAGTTTCCAAATCTTGAAGTATTAAATTCATACTGGGTTGGAGAAGACGGTCAGCGTGTCTTTTATGAAGTCATTCTAGTTGATCCTTTTGCACCTGAGATATTTGCAGACCCAAGAATTAACTGGATATGTGAAAGACAGCACAAGAGAAGAGTATTCAGGGGTTTGACCTCAGCAGGAAAGAGATCTAGAGGACTTAGAAACAAAGGAACAGGCGCTGAGAAGTTAAGGCCTTCACTTAAAGCCCGAGGAAACAGAGGTAAGTAA